The Sulfurimonas sp. genome segment CTTGTCGGGCGGTTGTTGGCGGGGGAAGTTTTGAGCGCGCCTAATGGAAATAAAATTTGTCTTGATTTGGAGAGCAAGTTTTTTACCCGGATTGAATTTGCGGTTGGGTTTAACGGCGAAGAATTAAGCGGGAGCGAGAGCGACGGGGTTGTTGAGACTGCAAAAACTTTCCGACTTGGCGGGAAGTTTTGTTTTAAAGAGGCTTTTGGAAAAAAACTCACAAAGGCGGAAGCGACTAAGATTTTGCAAGGGCAAGAGATTAAATTAAAACGGGTTTCTAAGGCGGGTAAGCCGTATGAAATTACGGTTTGGCTTGAAGAGGGCGGGAAATTTGGGAGTGGGTTTTGATGAATTGTTGCAGTAATACCTCATTTGTAAAAAGACCCAATGAGCATTGTCCTCGGTTGCGGGAGTGTTTGAAGAATGAACGCTATTGGATGATTTGTAAATTGAGAAAAGAGTTTATCAGCGAGGGGATTGAGAGGGAGCGATTGAAGCGATTAAGAGAGGGGATTGTGAAATGAGACCGATTGGGTATATGGTTTTACTTAATTCACATTTTCGTGATACTATTGCTTTTAGCGAGGCGGAAGCTAAAAGAGCGGCGGAGATGTTTTGTCCTGCTGCAAAGGGGAGAGTCGGTGTTAACGATGGTGAAGAGAAGCATAGTGTGGCGGATTTAGCGGCTATATTTGCTTCTTTGGACAAGAAAGAGAATAGGTTTGAAGTTCTTGAGCGGATAAAGAGTGAACTTGAAGATTATTGGCGGGGGAAATATTTTTAAAATATGGTATATTCTGCTTCGTTTAATGTTAAATTTATTATAGTTTTATTATAATTTTCTCAAGCTTTTGGGTTTTACTTTCCTTCAACCAAAAGTGACACACTTTCCTTTTTGATAAATATAAACCCGTTTGGGCGGACTTCTTGCTAAAGTTCGTTCGGGTTTTCTTCTTTTTTTCTCTTTTGCCGTGCTTTTTGTTTTTGCAGATGGTATAATACTTTTTATTTTTTAGCAAGGATTAGCTTTGGCTATATTTGAGATTTCCATTTTTGACTGGAGTGCTGTCTCTGGGAGGAAAAAACGGCTTGATTCTTTTGAGATTGAGGCGGATGGTAGGGCAGATGCAATGGATAAGGCACATACAATAGCCGCTGAGCGTTTGTGGGTGAAGCGGATTTTGGTGGAGATAAGAGAGATTAGCGTTTATGGGGGTTGATTCATGCGCATTATTACTTTGAGTGTTGAGGATGATTTTTATTTAGAATTATTGGATTTTCTTGAAGGGAATAGGGATTTTGTTGAAATTGTTGAGGATGTTGAAATTCAAAGTGAGGCTTTGGATAGAGAAGATGATTGTTGATGCGGAAGCATGACCTTTGGGTTACGCGTGCCCCTTGTGGGTATAAGCAAGCACCCGAGTGCACAAGAAAGCGGCTAAAGTCCGCTTCTCTCTAATTCTTAGAGAGTTACCCTACGGGGTTAAGGCAGCGCCAACGCACTACAGGAGTAGTGCTTTTGGCATAAGCAAGCAAGCGGCTAAAGTCCGCTTCTCTCTAATTCTTAGAGAGTTACCCTACGGGGTTAAGGCAGCGCCAACGCACTACAGGAGTAGTGCTTTTGGCATAAGCAAGCAAGCGGCTAAAGTCCGCTTCTCTCTAATTCTTAGAGAGATTGCTTGCTTAAGCTTTTATTTATTATAATCTTATTAAAATAATCTAATTACTTTAATGGGGTTTTGATATGGAAGAGATACAGCAGCTAATAAATATAAGTAGGGATAACTATAAACTTATTAGGCAAATCGGTTTAGATTTTGAAGCTGTTGAGGCGGCGGAGTTAGATTACTTTCGGGCTTTGCTTTTAGGCAACGGGAGTTATAACGCTAAAAAGTTTGAGATTTGGTGTGAAAATAATAATTTAAGTGATTTTTTTGACTCTGTTCAAAAAGATGTGGCGTATCTTAAAAAAATAAATGTTCTTACCTCTTCTAACGGGGTTGATTTTCAATTTCGTTCAGCTCGTGTTAAAAATACTCTTCTTTCATATCAAAAAAAATCAATTGAAAAAAATACACAACTTATCGCTCTTCTTGATAGTGTTAAGGATGATAAGATTTATCGCTCTTTGACAAGGGATCAGGTGTCTCGTTTTGAAAAAGAGATTTTAAGTTCAAAAGAGAGGGTTGAGAAATTTTTGTCTTACTCTTCTATGCTTGGCGTTAATGATTTTAACAATAGTGTCGTCTCTTATTTGGCTTGTGTTGATAATAAAATAGAGCCGTCTTTGGTTAAGTCCCGTGAAGAGTGGCTTAATCTTGATATAAGGGGTCGTGGTGTTGAGATTTCACCAAAAGCGGCGGCGATTAGGGTTTTAGAGCCGTTGGTTTTAGGCGGTAAGCTTGTCGGGTATAAGCCTGTTGATTTGTTTGATATTTCACAAACAAATCTTTCAAAAGAGGATATCTCTTTTTTCTCCGGGTTTAGTGATGAGGAGATTTTAAAAAGAGTTAGGGATAGTGTTGCTTCTTCTAGGGTTATTTCTGAAATTGTTGATGCAAATAAGGTTGAACTTGATGGTTCTTTGCAGAATGTGATAGCTAAACTTGGCGGCTCGCTTGCGGATCATTATCTTTTAAGTGAGGATGAGCGCTCAATATTTGTTTACACTTTTACGAAATCCCTTGGGGTTGAGAGTTCTTTGAGCGTTAGTGATTTGGATGGTATAAAAAATAGAATTAAGAGTGCGTTAAGCACACTTAATTTAGTCAATAATGAGCTTCTTTTGGGAGATGTGCGTTCTAAACATATTTTGAAAGATAATCTATATTTTAATCTTGGGAAAAAAGATTCTGAGAATTTAAGTTCTGGTGAAATTGAAAAAAGAGTGGAGATGAGAGATGAGACCGAATATCGTCTTGGGTTGGATTTTCCCAAAATCAACTTAAGAGGGAGTTATCAGATTGCAAAAGAGATTCTTGATAATGAGGATATCTCTTTTGAGACGAACTTTGAGAGTTTGTTTGCGGTCACTAAAAAGCTGAATATAAAGAGTGGGGATTTCAAGGGGAAGAGTTTCGTTGTTGAAGACTCTTTGAATGATGATGAACTCAAAGAGTTTGTTGCTAGAGAGTTTTTGCAAAAACTCGTAGAAGAGAGATTGTCAAAACAAACTATAAAAAGGATAAATAATGAATTTACAAGGGACAGCGAGCTATTCAGTCGGAAGTATTCGGACGATACTAGACGATTATATGATGAAAGAAGATTTGAAAAATCATCTCAAAATGGAGAGAGAGGGGACTCTTCTTCAGTTTCAGTACCACAAAGCGGAAGCGGCGATGGATATGCTGAACAACCTGATAGAGCAGGGGTTCAGGGAGAACGAGGCGTGGGAGATAGTATCCTCAGAGATGATTTACATGAAGTAGCCGAACTTAGTGATAGTGAAGCTAACAAAATTCATAATAAATTTAAAAAGTTTATTAAAGAGCTGGGAGAGGATATCCCTGTTCTCAACTCTACAGGGCTTCATAATATTCTTCATGGGGAGCATGAATTTATTAAGATTTATGCGACTAAGAGCGTTGATGATCATATCAAAGTCGTTGACTTTGATATGTTTGGCGTTAGATATAGCGGGCAGACTTTGGCTGAATTTTCGCAAGCAATCCTCTCTAGTGATGCGTTTGAGATATATAAAAAAGAATGGCTTATAAGCGATAATGACAAAGAAGCTATTATTAAGGCTACAGGGGAACTTGGTCTTACTCCTGAATTTTCAGATGAGACTTATAAAAAAATGTTTAGCGTTTCTCGTAAAGAGGCGATTGGCGATACTAATTCGGTTTTAACCCTTAAGCTCTCTGATGAGAGCGGGGTTATGGGCGTTATTGAACAGATGAAGAGCTTTAGAAACAGATATCCACTCTTAAAAAGTGCAAAAGATGTGGGAGTGGTTAGTGATAAATATAGATATCTTTTTGAAAATGCGGTTTTTGGAGAGTTTAAACATACTCAAACTCGTGAGATATTAAATACTATGACGCTTGGCATTAAGTTGAGCAAGGATGAGTTTAAAGAGTTTAATAAATATTTGAGTCAAAATAAGATGGGGTATTATTCAAGGATTGCAAAATCTTTTATCATGACTGATGGAAAGATTTTGGATGCTTATAAAAAAGAGCAAAGAGCGGGAGGGTTAGAGGCGACTTCTTTGGATGGAGCGGATGAGAGCGTGGCTTCTATTGCGGTGGATAGCAATAACAAGAAAGAGAGCAAAAGAGAGCCTAGCGCTGATTTAATAAGAAATGCGGAGTTTATAAAAAGCAAGACGGGCTTAGATTATGCGATTAGACATCATCAAAATGCAACTTTTTTAACCGATAGGGTTGAGTTTGAATTTAGCGATGGCGGGCGGGGGTATAGTCTTTTGCTTCCGATTAATGATAAAGCGGCTTGGAGCGTGAAAGAGCGATGGCTTCGTTCTGATATGAATAGAAAGCGATTTATTGAGAGTATAAATGAGACTTTAGAAAAGGAGCGTGGGGTGAGTGAGAGGACAACGGCGGTTAGTGCTGTTGGGGATAAGGGATTGCAACCCGAACTAAAACTCACTCTTCAAGTTGATATTCCTGAATTGGGTGTTAAAAAAGGGGATGTTATTACCCATAATGGCGAGACTGCGAATACTTTTAAATTTATAACTCCTTCAGGTAAAGCAGCGTATGTAAGTGTTGGCTTAGGAAAAACACATGATGAAGTCGCCCAAAAATATTTTGCTATAGATGCTAAAGATTATTCCAAATACAAGCGAGGTGGGTTAGCTAAAGATGTTGAAACCTCTAAAAATGAGGAACTTGTTTCTTTATCCAATGAGAGTGGGCAACTTTACGGCAGTATAAATCTCAAAGATAAAGTTGCAAAAATTAGTTCTTTGGAAATAAAACCGTCTCTTCAAAAGAGCGGGTTTGGTTCTGCTTTGGTTAAAGAGTTTGAAGAAAGATGTTTGGCGGCTAAAATTACTGATGTTAGAATTGATGCCTATAAAAAATCTTTGGAATTTTGGAAAAAAATTGGATTTAGCGTAAGTTCAAATCCGCAAATTATAGACGGCCATATTCAAGATTATTATGACGGCTCTAAGGTTTTATTTTCAAATATTTATCTTGGATTTGCTAATCGTTTAGAGGCGGCTCAAAGTAAAAAAGCTGTGACTGATCTATATTATGAGCTAAAAGAGAACTATGTTTCAAATAGTGAGTTTAACGAAGCTGAATATGAAGATATTAAGAAAAAAGTTGATGAAAAATTAGAGCAATTAGATGAGAAGATGAAAAATAGTCATTTAGAGAGTATTGCTTCTTTGAAATCGCAAGGGAATAGAGATTACCTCAATTTATTGAGTGATTATAATTTAAAATATGAAGAGAATATATTAGATAGCGATATTGTGATGGAGAGAAAAGAGGGTGAAAAAGAGTCTCTTTTTCAGGAATCGCATTTTAAATATGAAATAAGTGCCGACAGAAATTTGGTTACGGTTAGTAATTTAAAAGATTTTTATCTCTCAAAGGAGATAGAATCTAAATTTATTAATAGACAAGTGCAATGGGAGATATTTTCTAATAAGTATATCTTTAATTTAAATGATGAGGCGCATGTTGCGTTATTGCGTGATGAGCTTGGGATTTTGGCGGATGCCAAAGAAGAGGTTTTTCAAGAAGCAAACCAAAGTGAATCAACGCTTTTGATTAATTCTCTCATTGAGTTTGCCAAAGCAAATTCGATAACTGTTAGAAAATCTAAAAATGGAACATTTTTTTATTATGGTGAAAAAGTTGAAAAAAATAAATTCAATATAGATGATGCGGGAAAGATAAAAAAATCGAACGGTACAGAATTTGATTATAGATATCGGTCTTATTTTTCAAATGAAGAGAAAAATCCGTTTGCGGTTCAAGATGTTTTAGATGAGTTTGAATTATGGATTAAAGAGAGTAAAAAAGAGGTTAATAAAACCGATAATCTACAAAAAAACATAGCTGTGTCTGAAGTAGATAATTTTACAATTGAGTCGGATATTTCGCTTGGCGGGGCGAAAACTAAATTTAAAAATTATCTTGCAGGCGTAGAGGTTTTGAGAAAAGTTGAAGCGGGTGAAGAGATAAGTAAAGAGGATAGAATCGCTTTGTCAAAAATGCCCGGTGTCGGCACTATTGCGCAAGCGTTTCCACGAAGCGACGGAAGTGTTGCTCAGGGATGGGAGAGTGCGGCGATTGAGCTTAAAGAAGCTCTCTCTGATGCGGAGTACAAGCAGGCACAAAGGGCGACACTTGATGCTTATTACACGGATGAGAATATTATAAAAGCGATGTGGAGCGGAATTGAGCGATTTGGCTTTAAGGGCGGAAGTGTTCTGGAGCCTTCCGTGGGAGTCGGGAACTTTTTTGGCTATATGCCGAAAAGCTTAAAGCCAAATACTCAACTATTAGGGATTGAGCTTGATAAAACCACTTCTAAGGTGGCGCAGATTCTCTATCCAAAGGCTAAGATTTATAATGTCGGGTTTGAGAAGTTTCAACTTCTCGGCGGGCAAAAAGCTTCTTTGGTAATCGGTAATCCGCCGTATGGAGCACATAAAATAAGTGATAAGACGAATGCGGAGCTTGACGGTAAGAATATTCACAACTATTTTATGGGCAAAGCGATTGATTCACTAGAAGATGGGGGCGTGATGGCGATGGTTGTCTCTTCTAGCTTTTTAGACTCGTCAGATGTTTCAACTAGGGCTTATATCGGCAAAAGTGCAAATCTTATCGGGGCGATAAGACTTCCAAAGGGGAGTTTTGGAAACGCTAATACGGAGATTGTGACGGATATCGTATTTTTGCAAAAACGAGATCTTGGGATGGAGAGCAATCTTGATGATTGGCTTTATATCGGCGAGGTTAATGAGACTCCTATTAATAAATATTACGAGAAAAATCAAGAGAGACTTCTTGGTATCTGGGGCAAGTATGGCACTATGTATCGTGGTGATGAACCCGGGCTTGTTGCTAGAGAGGGGCAAGATACTCAAGGGCTTTTAGATAGCGCTATTGAGGATTTGCCTCGATTTATTATGAGCCATAAGGATAACGCTTTGGCGGCTAAGATGGCGGATTTGAGCGATAAGAAGATAGAGAGCAATGCTCGCATTAATTCATATTTTATCAATGATGATAAGATATATAAGCGATTGGGGGATGTTAACGGCGAGGCTGTTGTTGAAGAGGTAACAACTCGGACTGATTCTAAAGGGAACGAAGCTCTACTTAGTGAGAGCGACATTTTAAGAATTAAGGGAATGATCTCTATTGCAGCTGTGGCTACAGAGCTGAGAGTTAAGCAGTTAGATGAAGATGCTGCTGACGAAGTTATTGAGGCGAAGAGAGATGAGCTTAATGATACCTATGATAAATTCGTTAAAGAATTTGGGTTTTTAAGCAGGGGGAGCAATTCTCGTCTTTTTGAGGATGATGTTAATGCACCGTTCCTTTTAGCTTTGGAGAAAAAATATGATAAGGGCGTAAGCTCTGCGGTTGCTAAAAAGAACGGGATTAATGCCGTAAGAGAGAGTGCTTCTAAAGCCGATATTTTCTTTAAAAGAACACAAACGCCTTATCGTGCGCCTGTGAGTGCGAAGTCGTTTGAAGATGCGCTTAGTGTCTGCTTGGGAGAGAAGACTTATGTTGATATTCACTATATGTCTTTGCTTCTTAAAAAAGATGAAAAAGAAGTTGAGACTTATTTGAGCGATGACGGGTTTATCTTTGACGACCCCAATGAGGGGTGGGTCACCAAAGAGACTTATTTAAGCGGGAATGTTAAAGAGAAATATTCTCAAACTAATATTCCTCGCAATTTAGAGGCTCTTGAGAGCGTGCTTCCTGAAGATATCCCCGCTATTGACATTAGTGTTTCATGTGGGGCAGGGTGGCTTCCTGCTAAGGATGTTAAAGATTTTGTAACAGAGATTACGGGGGATGAGGGGAAATTCGCTTGTTTTTATACTCCGCTAAATGCCGCTTGGAATCTTGGGGATTTACGGGCTAGTAGTCGAAAAGCTGAGGAGTATGGGACACAAAGAAAGAGCGTGGACGATGTTCTTTTGGCGGCTTTAAATAACAGACAACTTACTGTTTATGATACGATTGGCAGTGGGAGCGATGCGAAGAAGGTGGTTAATCAAGATGATACTACCGCCGCTAATAATAAAGTGGACCTTGTAAAAGAGAGATGGTCGGAGTGGATTTGGGAGAGCGCTGAGAGACGAGAGCGACTTGGCAGAATGTATAATGATAAATTTAATGTTTATGCAAAAAGAGAGTTTGACGGCTCACACTTGAAGTTGTCAGGCAAAGTTGATGATAGCGTTATTGAATTTCGCCCGCATCAAAAAAATGGGGTTTGGCGGGCTTTGCAGAGCGGGCGGGCTTTGCTTGATCATACTGTGGGAAGTGGAAAAACTTTTACAGGGGTTGCGAGTGCTATGGAGCTAAAGAGAACCGCAAAGGCGAATAAGCCACTTGTGGTTGTTCCTAAACATCTTGTTTCGCAATGGGCGAAAGAGTGGTTGGAGTTGTATCCGAACGCCAATTTGCTAGTTCCGACAGAAAAGGATTTTACTCCTTCTAGGAGAAAACTTCTTATGTCGAGAATTGCCACGGGTGAATATGACGGGATTATTATTTCTCATTCTCATTTGGGGAAAATTGAGAATGATAGAGATTTTGAGATTCGATTTATTGAAAGTCAAATTCAAGAGATAAAAGATGCAATTAATGCCTTGAGGCTTGAAGACGGCAGGCATGGGATGACCGCTAAACAGTGGCAGTTGACGCAAGATAAGCTTGAATATAAGCTATCAGGTCTCATTAACAAGTCAAAAGATGACAATATAAGCTTTTTGGAGCTTGGGATTGACGCTATGATTGTTGATGAATTTCATGAGTTTAAGAATTTAGGATTTCACACCTCTTTGCAGAGGTTGGCAAAAGGATTGGGGAATCCGGCAGGGAGTCAAAAGGCGTTTGATATGTATATCAAAACGCAGAGTCTTTTGGAGAAGACTGGGAATAAGAATTTAATCGTTTTGACGGGAACGCCTATTAGTAATAGTATTGCGGAGATGTTTACGATTAAGAGATATTTAGCGGCGGATGAGCTAAAGGCGCAGGGCTTGAGTCATTTTGACGCTTGGGTAAAGCAGTATGCTGAGATTAAGACTGATTGGGAGTTGACGGCAAGTACACAATATAAACTGGCCACTAGGTTGTCTAAGTTTAAAAATATGCCAGAGCTTATCGGGGCTTACTCTACTTTTGCGGATGTGGTAAACATTGATATGGTTAAAAAACAGCTTGCTAAAGAGGGGAAGACTTTGGATTTGCCGACAGTTAAAGACGGCAAGCCTAATAATATGATTGTCGAGAGAAGTGAAGAACAAGCGCAGTTTATTGGGGTTAAAGATGAGAAAGGTTTTTATGGCGAAAATAGCTTAGTCTATCGTAGTGAGAATTTGCCAAAAGGCAAACCTAAAAAGGGTGATGACAACATGCTTGTTATCATGGGTCATGCTCGTAAAGCCTCTCTTGATATGAGGCTTATTAATGATTCTTATGGTGACTTCGAGGGTTCTAAAGTCAATAGATCTATCGAGGATATGCTTGGAATATATAAAAAATGGGAGATTCTTAAAGGGGTTCAGCTTGTTTTTTGTGATTTATCGACTCCTAAAGGGGCGGTGGCTGATGAGAGAGCGAAGATACAAGAGCTTATAGCAAAAGCTGACAGCGGGGATGAGAGAGCGATCGAGGAGCTTGATAAAATATCGGCTGATGATTTGGACGCACTGGATAGCAAATTTAGCGTTTATGATGATATCAGATCTAAACTTATTGCAAATGGGGTTCGTGAAGATGAGATTGCATTCATTCATGATGCAAAAACTCCTTTGCAAAAAGAGGAGCTTTTTGCCAAAGTCAATGGGGGTAAAATAAGATTTTTACTTGGAAGTACATCTAAGATGGGTTCTGGGATGAATGTTCAAAAGAGACTTGTCGGGCTGCATCATCTTGATGTGCCATGGAGACCTTCAGATCTTGAGCAGAGAGAAGGACGGATAATCAGGCAAGGGAATCTTCTTTTCTCTTTATATAAGGCGATTAAAGAGAGCGGGTACTCTTTGGCGGCTCTTAAAGATAACGAAAAATTCAAAGCTGTTTCTGAAGAGCTTGGAATCAAAGATGTGGCTATTGAGAAGATAATCGCCGATGCGAAAGAGCATGGCGGTGATTTTGAGGTTGAGATAAATAGATATGCTACCAAAAACACGCTTGATAGCGGTTTGTGGGAAAAGATAGAAGCTAAGGCGAAATTTATCGCTCAAATACGATCAGGAGAGATTAAAGATAGAGAGGTCGAGGATATCACGGGTGAGGCTGCGAACGCCGCTGAGATGAAAGCGGCGGCGAGCGGAAACCCTTTTATGGTTGAAGAGATGAAGCTCAAAACCGATATTTCTAAGCTAGAAGCGATAAAGAAGAACTTTAATCGCGGGCTTTATGATAGAGAAGCTAGGATTGCTTACTATCAAAAAGGGGTTGATTCTTTTGAGAATGATAAAGTTGCTTTTGAGCAGGATATGGGGAAAGTCGGCGAATATAGAGCGGCGTTAGAGGCGGATAGGATGGCGTTAGAGAAATTAA includes the following:
- a CDS encoding GNAT family N-acetyltransferase, with translation MEEIQQLINISRDNYKLIRQIGLDFEAVEAAELDYFRALLLGNGSYNAKKFEIWCENNNLSDFFDSVQKDVAYLKKINVLTSSNGVDFQFRSARVKNTLLSYQKKSIEKNTQLIALLDSVKDDKIYRSLTRDQVSRFEKEILSSKERVEKFLSYSSMLGVNDFNNSVVSYLACVDNKIEPSLVKSREEWLNLDIRGRGVEISPKAAAIRVLEPLVLGGKLVGYKPVDLFDISQTNLSKEDISFFSGFSDEEILKRVRDSVASSRVISEIVDANKVELDGSLQNVIAKLGGSLADHYLLSEDERSIFVYTFTKSLGVESSLSVSDLDGIKNRIKSALSTLNLVNNELLLGDVRSKHILKDNLYFNLGKKDSENLSSGEIEKRVEMRDETEYRLGLDFPKINLRGSYQIAKEILDNEDISFETNFESLFAVTKKLNIKSGDFKGKSFVVEDSLNDDELKEFVAREFLQKLVEERLSKQTIKRINNEFTRDSELFSRKYSDDTRRLYDERRFEKSSQNGERGDSSSVSVPQSGSGDGYAEQPDRAGVQGERGVGDSILRDDLHEVAELSDSEANKIHNKFKKFIKELGEDIPVLNSTGLHNILHGEHEFIKIYATKSVDDHIKVVDFDMFGVRYSGQTLAEFSQAILSSDAFEIYKKEWLISDNDKEAIIKATGELGLTPEFSDETYKKMFSVSRKEAIGDTNSVLTLKLSDESGVMGVIEQMKSFRNRYPLLKSAKDVGVVSDKYRYLFENAVFGEFKHTQTREILNTMTLGIKLSKDEFKEFNKYLSQNKMGYYSRIAKSFIMTDGKILDAYKKEQRAGGLEATSLDGADESVASIAVDSNNKKESKREPSADLIRNAEFIKSKTGLDYAIRHHQNATFLTDRVEFEFSDGGRGYSLLLPINDKAAWSVKERWLRSDMNRKRFIESINETLEKERGVSERTTAVSAVGDKGLQPELKLTLQVDIPELGVKKGDVITHNGETANTFKFITPSGKAAYVSVGLGKTHDEVAQKYFAIDAKDYSKYKRGGLAKDVETSKNEELVSLSNESGQLYGSINLKDKVAKISSLEIKPSLQKSGFGSALVKEFEERCLAAKITDVRIDAYKKSLEFWKKIGFSVSSNPQIIDGHIQDYYDGSKVLFSNIYLGFANRLEAAQSKKAVTDLYYELKENYVSNSEFNEAEYEDIKKKVDEKLEQLDEKMKNSHLESIASLKSQGNRDYLNLLSDYNLKYEENILDSDIVMERKEGEKESLFQESHFKYEISADRNLVTVSNLKDFYLSKEIESKFINRQVQWEIFSNKYIFNLNDEAHVALLRDELGILADAKEEVFQEANQSESTLLINSLIEFAKANSITVRKSKNGTFFYYGEKVEKNKFNIDDAGKIKKSNGTEFDYRYRSYFSNEEKNPFAVQDVLDEFELWIKESKKEVNKTDNLQKNIAVSEVDNFTIESDISLGGAKTKFKNYLAGVEVLRKVEAGEEISKEDRIALSKMPGVGTIAQAFPRSDGSVAQGWESAAIELKEALSDAEYKQAQRATLDAYYTDENIIKAMWSGIERFGFKGGSVLEPSVGVGNFFGYMPKSLKPNTQLLGIELDKTTSKVAQILYPKAKIYNVGFEKFQLLGGQKASLVIGNPPYGAHKISDKTNAELDGKNIHNYFMGKAIDSLEDGGVMAMVVSSSFLDSSDVSTRAYIGKSANLIGAIRLPKGSFGNANTEIVTDIVFLQKRDLGMESNLDDWLYIGEVNETPINKYYEKNQERLLGIWGKYGTMYRGDEPGLVAREGQDTQGLLDSAIEDLPRFIMSHKDNALAAKMADLSDKKIESNARINSYFINDDKIYKRLGDVNGEAVVEEVTTRTDSKGNEALLSESDILRIKGMISIAAVATELRVKQLDEDAADEVIEAKRDELNDTYDKFVKEFGFLSRGSNSRLFEDDVNAPFLLALEKKYDKGVSSAVAKKNGINAVRESASKADIFFKRTQTPYRAPVSAKSFEDALSVCLGEKTYVDIHYMSLLLKKDEKEVETYLSDDGFIFDDPNEGWVTKETYLSGNVKEKYSQTNIPRNLEALESVLPEDIPAIDISVSCGAGWLPAKDVKDFVTEITGDEGKFACFYTPLNAAWNLGDLRASSRKAEEYGTQRKSVDDVLLAALNNRQLTVYDTIGSGSDAKKVVNQDDTTAANNKVDLVKERWSEWIWESAERRERLGRMYNDKFNVYAKREFDGSHLKLSGKVDDSVIEFRPHQKNGVWRALQSGRALLDHTVGSGKTFTGVASAMELKRTAKANKPLVVVPKHLVSQWAKEWLELYPNANLLVPTEKDFTPSRRKLLMSRIATGEYDGIIISHSHLGKIENDRDFEIRFIESQIQEIKDAINALRLEDGRHGMTAKQWQLTQDKLEYKLSGLINKSKDDNISFLELGIDAMIVDEFHEFKNLGFHTSLQRLAKGLGNPAGSQKAFDMYIKTQSLLEKTGNKNLIVLTGTPISNSIAEMFTIKRYLAADELKAQGLSHFDAWVKQYAEIKTDWELTASTQYKLATRLSKFKNMPELIGAYSTFADVVNIDMVKKQLAKEGKTLDLPTVKDGKPNNMIVERSEEQAQFIGVKDEKGFYGENSLVYRSENLPKGKPKKGDDNMLVIMGHARKASLDMRLINDSYGDFEGSKVNRSIEDMLGIYKKWEILKGVQLVFCDLSTPKGAVADERAKIQELIAKADSGDERAIEELDKISADDLDALDSKFSVYDDIRSKLIANGVREDEIAFIHDAKTPLQKEELFAKVNGGKIRFLLGSTSKMGSGMNVQKRLVGLHHLDVPWRPSDLEQREGRIIRQGNLLFSLYKAIKESGYSLAALKDNEKFKAVSEELGIKDVAIEKIIADAKEHGGDFEVEINRYATKNTLDSGLWEKIEAKAKFIAQIRSGEIKDREVEDITGEAANAAEMKAAASGNPFMVEEMKLKTDISKLEAIKKNFNRGLYDREARIAYYQKGVDSFENDKVAFEQDMGKVGEYRAALEADRMALEKLKADNKSKGISNKDVRAFSGFLIELSGKSYNNREDAGATIVVAGRDLLKSGKESVSLGRFAEFDLSVSKYSKFDNTFAALTLEGASGEYSVKFTPNEQSAGGLSTKLANKLEEIGFGYESLLKYNEKILKELPELEKMSKEFPKEAELALLKKRYKVVIEELKSLDKNKNVAEVAGVKSEAGYGPAVNDWVDFDKTVLTADILRSKRVDSDILEQIKYRFVGKCLVLDEQMERSDYLKFEKIFKVFGGEWDKRLNAVVFSDDGLNRIKDVFGDEGVSDKQSPSIFVNNKNIKIEIDERVDDLILGYLKQDLDEAKNYKYSENNLEKLIVSYLEKFKQQIELIRSKDLSKDVEHSKELYVLLSNSVNERTRLIFKKISGLDLGKTQKEGKAVFESYFGTVLNEVAEKEKKDEGEKIAEEKNLETKKEKLYFSHEIFDTEKIMLLSPMERGRIKKSLDVSFNFREGGVMSLKEKLESVSGIEKEMTDNTHKWNRSKYNQMDGDEQREYDKKLKVGRTFYAGGYEVPKIVFNALDVKDVTSVELLRGESIESEPSAEEIKVALGTLAARADEMKRAGELKVG